CGAGCCCGCTCACCGCGCCGAGCACGGTGGACTTGCCGACGCCGGACGGGCCGGCCAGCAGCACCAGTTCGCCCTCCGGGACCTCGAAGTCCACTCCCTGGACGGTTGGTTCGGCGGCACCGTCGTACGTCACGGAGACGTTCTCGAAGCGGATCACGACGGCTCCTTGGGGGCGGCGGGAGTGCGAGGCGTGGGGCTGATGAAGGCCGGGAGGAGGCCGAGGAGGACCGCTGCCGCGGGCCACAGGGGGAGAGTGGGGGCGACCAGGGGGATCACGCCGGGGTTCAGGGCTTCCGGGGTGCGGTCCGCGGCCAGCGTCAGCAGGGCGGCGACCGCCGCGCCGGAACCGGCGACCAGCCAGGCGCGGGCGTCCCAGCGGTCGGGGCGGTAACGGGTGCGCGGGGAACGCCGGCTGCCAAGGCGCAGGCCCGCGAGGGCGGCGACGACCCCGGCGAGGAGGACCGGGAGTCCGTAGGTGCCGCCGTCGGCGGTGAGCAGCCCGTACGTCCCGGCGCAGATGCCCAGCAGGCCGCCGAGGGTGAGCGCGGTGGTCGTACGGCGGACGCGGGGCGGGACGTCGGCGGTACGGCCGTAGCCGCGCGCGTCCATCGCGGCGGCGAGGGCGACCGACCGCTCCAACGCGCCCTCCAGGACCGGGAGCGCCACCTGGAGGAGGCCGCGGACGCCGGTGTCGGGCCGGCCGCGCAGCCGGCGGGCGGCACGCAGCCGCTGGACGTCGGCGATGAGATTGGGGGCGTAGGTGAGGGCGACGACGACCGCCACGCCGATCTCGTAGAGCGCGCCGGGCAGGGACTTGAGCAGGCGGGTGGGGTTGGCGAGGGAGTTCGCCGCGCCCACGCAGATGAGGAGCGTCGCCAGGCGCAGGCCGTCGTAGAAGGCGATGAGGACGGTCTCGACGGTGACCTTGCCGCCCAGGCGGATCCCCTGCGCCCAGTCGGGAAGGGGGATCTCGGGGAGGGTGACGATCACGTGCGTGCCGGGGAGCGGGGAGCCGAGGAGCACGGCGAAGACGAGCCGGATGAGGAGGACGGCCAGGGCCAGCTTGAAGAAGACGGAGTAGGAGCGGGCCCAGGGGGCGTTCGGGCGGCAGGTCGCCACGACGTACGCGGAGGTCACGATGAGGAGGGCGAGGAGGAGCGGGTTGGTGGTGCGGGTGGCGGCGGTACCGAGGGCGAGGGCCCAGAGCCACCAGGCGCCGGGGTGCAAGGGAGGGGCGGTAGCGCCCCGAAGGGGCGCGGGGAACTGCGCGATCAGCCACGACGGCGCCGCGGAGGACCAGCCCCCCGTCCGGGGCGCGGTGCGCTCAAGCATCCCCGCGCCGCCGTGCCTGCCAGACCGCCGCCGCCCCCAGCACCACCACCACGGCGATGCCCGCGACCAGGCCG
The DNA window shown above is from Streptomyces chartreusis and carries:
- a CDS encoding energy-coupling factor transporter transmembrane component T — translated: MLERTAPRTGGWSSAAPSWLIAQFPAPLRGATAPPLHPGAWWLWALALGTAATRTTNPLLLALLIVTSAYVVATCRPNAPWARSYSVFFKLALAVLLIRLVFAVLLGSPLPGTHVIVTLPEIPLPDWAQGIRLGGKVTVETVLIAFYDGLRLATLLICVGAANSLANPTRLLKSLPGALYEIGVAVVVALTYAPNLIADVQRLRAARRLRGRPDTGVRGLLQVALPVLEGALERSVALAAAMDARGYGRTADVPPRVRRTTTALTLGGLLGICAGTYGLLTADGGTYGLPVLLAGVVAALAGLRLGSRRSPRTRYRPDRWDARAWLVAGSGAAVAALLTLAADRTPEALNPGVIPLVAPTLPLWPAAAVLLGLLPAFISPTPRTPAAPKEPS